The following proteins come from a genomic window of Metarhizium brunneum chromosome 2, complete sequence:
- the spm2 gene encoding Ubiquitin-conjugating enzyme spm2, whose product MTAKVPRNFRLLEELEKGEKGLGAEACSYGLEDSEDLLMSNWNGTILGPPHSVHENRIYSVKMHCGDKYPDAPPTIQFVSQVNLPCVNPRNGMVDPNQLPCLAQWKRENTMETVLIELRRYMAAPMNKKTPQPPEGSTYS is encoded by the exons ATGACCGCCAAGGTTCCGCGCAACTTCCGCTTGCTAGAGGAGCTCGAGAAGGGCGAGAAAGGCCTTGGTGCCGAAGCCTGTAGTTATGGCCTCGAAGACAGCGAGGATTTGCTCATGAGCAACTGGAATGGGACCATTTTGGGGCCTCCTCAT TCTGTTCACGAGAATCGCATCTACAGCGTCAAAATGCACTGTGGCGACAAGTACCCTGATGCACCTCCTACTATCCAGTTTGTTAGCCAGGTTAATTTGCCTTGTGTTAATCCACGCAACGGCATGGTCGATCCCAATCAGCTCCCCTGCCTCGCCCAGTGGAAACGAGAAAACACCATGGAGACAGTCCTTATCGAGTTAAGAAG ATATATGGCGGCCCCGATGAACAAAAAAACTCCTCAACCCCCCGAGGGCTCGACCTACTCATGA
- the STOML2 gene encoding Stomatin-like protein 2 has product MLSLYLTRAALRSPLLSQQSRLFTSSTRTLLPASFAGPLPSYFQKPRLPANTVVRFVPQQTAWIVERMGKFNRILEPGLAVLIPFIDRIAYVKSLKEAAIEIPSQSAITADNVTLDLDGVLYTRVFDAYKASYGVEDAEYAISQLAQTTMRSEIGQLTLDHVLKERAALNTNITAAINDAAEAWGVTCLRYEIRDIHAPGPVVEAMHRQVTAERSKRAEILDSEGQRQSAINIAEGKKQSVILASEALRAERINEADGDAEAILLKARATAEGIDAVSKAILEGREGAKGAISLTVAEKYVEAFGNLAKEGTAVVVPGNVGDIGGMIATGLSVYGKVGEAQAKSMAKTAIDTSASTERGDKKEIEQPRSEEEAATIRKDAMKESMLDGFDQTTARR; this is encoded by the exons ATGCTGAGCCTATATCTGACAAGAGCTGCTCTCCGGAGCCCATTGCTCTCCCAGCAATCCCGCCTTTTTACCTCGTCTACCCGCACTCTCCTTCCTGCCAGCTTCGCCGGACCATTACCTTCATATTTCCAGAAACCCCGACTTCCGGCAAATACAGTTGTTCGCTTTGTTCCTCAACAAACGGCATGGATTGTCGAGCGCATGGGTAAATTCAACCGTATCCTTGAGCCAGGTTTGGCCGTCTTAATACCCTTCATTGATCGCATTGCCTATGTCAAGAGCCTCAAGGAAGCTGCTATTGAGATTCCCAGCCAGAGTGCCATTACTGCCGATAATGTGACTCTTGACCTCGATGGCGTACTCTATACCCGGGTGTTCGATGCTTATAAAGCCAG CTATGGCGTTGAAGATGCGGAATATGCCATCTCCCAACTTGCCCAGACGACTATGCGGTCTGAGATTGGTCAGCTTACTCTTGACCACGTCCTCAAGGAACGTGCAgccctcaacaccaacatcaCTGCTGCTATCaatgatgccgccgaggcatGGGGTGTTACATGTTTAAGATACGAAATTCGCGATATCCACGCCCCTGGACCCGTTGTCGAGGCCATGCACCGACAGGTCACAGCTGAGCGATCCAAGCGAGCGGAAATTCTCGACTCCGAGGGCCAGCGCCAGAGTGCCATTAATATTGCCGAGGGTAAGAAGCAGAGTGTCATTCTTGCTTCAGAAGCTTTACGTGCCGAACGCATCAATGAGGCGGATGGTGATGCAGAGGCAATTCTCCTCAAGGCTCGCGCCACGGCTGAAGGTATCGACGCCGTCTCCAAGGCCATTCTCGAGGGCCGGGAAGGCGCCAAGGGTGCCATCAGCTTGACGGTGGCTGAGAAATACGTAGAGGCCTTTGGCAACCTAGCCAAAGAGGGTACTGCTGTTGTGGTCCCTGGTAATGTTGGTGATATTGGTGGCATGATCGCCACTGGGCTGAGCGTGTACGGAAAAGTTGGCGAAGCTCAAGCAAAGTCTATGGCTAAGACCGCCATCGATACATCTGCTTCAACAGAGCGCGGCGACAAGAAGGAAATCGAACAGCCCAGatcagaagaagaagctgcgaCCATAAGAAAGGATGCGATGAAGGAGAGCATGCTGGATGGCTTCGATCAAACAACTGCCAGAAGATGA